In Pseudonocardia sp. C8, one genomic interval encodes:
- a CDS encoding NAD(P)/FAD-dependent oxidoreductase — protein sequence MSSRTPHAEVVGAGIGGLTAAAALARRGWSVTVHEREDTVRAFGSGIYLWSNGLGVLGDLGVRERTVEGAHHGPSIQTRDRRNRTLARLPTNGPGQVQVLTVLRERLISALVAAATDAGAEIVTGSAAHAVDPRGAIVLDGGERRAADLVVVADGVGSRLRDGLGLLGRRRRLGQRCARVLIPRDTDLLPAADADHYIEWMSGRRFLLYTPSSVTDAYIALVCPAGDREAMGAEIPRPVWERAFPHAASIVSRIGPVARWDEFEWVELRSWSTGRVAVLGDAAHAQPPYLGQGGGCAMMAAHGLAHAMSCGAGTPAERLARWERTERPLIRHTQRFSYGIGRLNDVPELPRRLLLSTLGRSRSFGRSRLRAAQAVPTGLPRASGR from the coding sequence ATGTCGTCACGCACGCCGCACGCGGAGGTGGTCGGGGCCGGTATCGGCGGACTGACCGCGGCCGCCGCGCTCGCCCGTCGCGGCTGGTCGGTCACGGTGCACGAACGCGAGGACACCGTGCGCGCGTTCGGCTCGGGCATCTACCTCTGGAGCAACGGGCTGGGCGTCCTCGGTGACCTCGGTGTGCGTGAGCGCACCGTCGAGGGCGCCCACCACGGCCCGTCGATCCAGACCCGGGACCGCCGCAACCGGACACTCGCCCGGCTCCCCACGAACGGGCCGGGCCAGGTGCAGGTGCTCACCGTGCTGCGCGAGCGGCTGATCTCCGCGCTGGTCGCCGCCGCGACCGACGCGGGTGCGGAGATCGTGACCGGCTCGGCAGCGCACGCCGTCGACCCGCGCGGCGCGATCGTGCTCGACGGTGGCGAGCGACGCGCGGCCGATCTCGTCGTCGTCGCCGACGGCGTCGGATCCCGGCTCCGAGACGGGCTGGGACTGCTCGGTCGCCGCCGGCGGCTGGGCCAGCGCTGCGCGCGCGTGCTCATCCCGCGGGACACCGATCTGCTCCCGGCCGCCGACGCCGACCACTACATCGAGTGGATGTCCGGGCGCCGGTTCCTGCTCTACACCCCGAGCAGTGTCACCGACGCCTACATCGCGCTGGTGTGTCCCGCCGGCGACCGGGAGGCCATGGGGGCCGAGATCCCGCGGCCGGTGTGGGAGCGGGCCTTCCCGCACGCCGCATCCATCGTGTCCCGCATCGGCCCGGTCGCCCGGTGGGACGAGTTCGAGTGGGTCGAGCTGCGGTCGTGGTCCACCGGCCGGGTCGCCGTGCTCGGAGACGCCGCGCACGCCCAGCCGCCGTACCTCGGGCAGGGAGGCGGATGCGCCATGATGGCGGCCCACGGGCTCGCCCATGCGATGAGCTGCGGTGCCGGAACGCCTGCCGAACGGCTGGCCCGCTGGGAACGGACCGAGCGACCGCTGATCCGGCACACCCAGCGGTTCTCGTACGGAATCGGCAGGCTCAACGACGTGCCGGAGCTGCCGCGCCGGCTCTTGCTCTCGACCCTGGGGCGTTCGCGTTCGTTCGGCCGTTCCCGGCTCCGTGCCGCGCAGGCGGTCCCGACCGGCCTCCCGCGGGCGTCCGGTCGTTGA
- a CDS encoding fatty acid desaturase, whose product MKTYPLSRPVDGRDTWHDGKRHAWLLGLVVPILPFLAIGLHLLTGLSVMLWLGPVVVLVIVPAIDLVAGHDPTNPPDEVMEQLEEDRYYRWVTYAYLPLQYAGLFTGTGYIAYAGAPLIGNIGMAVTLGTVAGVAINTAHELGHKREDVERWAAKIALAPSFYGHFYVEHNRGHHVRVSTPEDPASARMGESFYRFWPRTVLGSLTSAWKLERKRYARRDRHPFRIGNDVLNAWLMSVVLWGVLIASFGWRLLPYLLIQAVVGFTLLELVNYMEHYGMLRQQVGPPDRRRYERVTPAHSWNSNNIATNVLLYHLQRHSDHHANPTRRFQTLRDFPEAPVLPTGYTGMMLAALVPPVFRRLMDPLVLAHYDGDLRLANLQPAKRERLLAAYPPPADPVETELADTARQKQVDGVTAARCPGCGYTYEVAAGNEAEGFPAGTAWSEIPDDWTCPDCGVRDKVDFVALTTEEV is encoded by the coding sequence GTGAAGACCTACCCACTGTCCCGACCGGTGGACGGAAGGGACACCTGGCACGACGGCAAGCGCCACGCCTGGCTGCTGGGCCTGGTCGTGCCCATCCTGCCGTTCCTCGCGATCGGGTTGCACCTGCTCACCGGGCTGTCGGTGATGCTGTGGCTCGGCCCGGTCGTCGTCCTGGTGATCGTCCCGGCGATCGACCTGGTCGCCGGGCACGATCCGACGAACCCGCCGGACGAGGTGATGGAGCAGCTCGAGGAGGACCGCTACTACCGCTGGGTCACCTATGCGTACCTCCCGCTGCAGTACGCGGGCCTGTTCACGGGCACGGGGTACATCGCGTACGCCGGGGCCCCGTTGATCGGGAACATCGGCATGGCCGTCACCCTCGGCACCGTCGCCGGGGTCGCGATCAACACGGCGCACGAGCTCGGCCACAAGCGCGAGGACGTCGAGCGGTGGGCGGCCAAGATCGCCCTGGCGCCCAGCTTCTACGGGCACTTCTACGTCGAGCACAACCGCGGCCACCACGTCCGCGTCTCCACTCCCGAGGACCCCGCATCGGCCCGGATGGGGGAGAGCTTCTACCGGTTCTGGCCGCGTACCGTCCTCGGTTCGCTGACCAGCGCCTGGAAGCTGGAGCGCAAGCGCTACGCCCGCCGCGACCGGCACCCGTTCCGGATCGGCAACGACGTGCTCAACGCCTGGCTGATGTCGGTGGTCCTGTGGGGCGTGCTGATCGCGTCCTTCGGCTGGAGGCTGCTGCCGTACCTGCTGATCCAGGCCGTCGTCGGGTTCACCCTGCTCGAGCTGGTCAACTACATGGAGCACTACGGGATGCTGCGCCAGCAGGTCGGCCCGCCGGACCGCCGCCGCTACGAGCGGGTCACCCCGGCGCACTCGTGGAACTCCAACAACATCGCCACCAACGTGCTGCTCTACCACCTGCAGCGGCACTCGGACCACCACGCGAACCCGACCCGGCGCTTCCAGACCCTGCGCGACTTCCCGGAGGCCCCGGTCCTGCCGACCGGCTACACCGGGATGATGCTCGCCGCACTCGTGCCGCCGGTGTTCCGGCGGCTGATGGACCCGCTGGTGCTCGCGCACTACGACGGCGACCTGCGGCTGGCGAACCTGCAGCCGGCGAAGCGCGAGCGGCTGCTGGCCGCGTACCCGCCGCCCGCCGACCCGGTCGAGACCGAGCTCGCCGACACCGCCCGGCAGAAGCAGGTCGACGGTGTGACCGCCGCCCGCTGCCCCGGCTGCGGTTACACCTACGAGGTCGCCGCCGGCAACGAGGCCGAGGGCTTCCCGGCCGGCACCGCCTGGTCGGAGATCCCCGACGACTGGACCTGCCCCGACTGCGGGGTCCGCGACAAGGTCGACTTCGTCGCCCTGACGACCGAGGAGGTCTGA
- a CDS encoding ferredoxin, whose amino-acid sequence MRIVADTGACEGFGMCEAMADDYFEIGPDDVVVVHDDHPPAADREHVHAAVQACPARALRLDDN is encoded by the coding sequence ATGAGGATCGTCGCCGACACGGGGGCCTGCGAGGGCTTCGGGATGTGCGAGGCCATGGCCGACGACTACTTCGAGATCGGGCCCGACGACGTGGTCGTCGTGCACGACGACCACCCGCCGGCGGCCGACCGGGAGCACGTGCACGCGGCCGTGCAGGCCTGCCCCGCTCGGGCGCTGCGCCTCGACGACAACTGA
- a CDS encoding helix-turn-helix domain-containing protein — protein MPPVTDTLARLAGAVRDDAGALNGRVLAEIDAGLPDLGRDPRVRELLVATVEGSLDGALAVLTGGGDPDDAPVPPAAVDIARRLAQQGVPVTVLLRAYRLGQAAFQQVLVARIAAAGLAADEVAAVVRELSSVAFGYVDRVSEEMVAVHQAERDGWVRRRDAARLSMVDAVLAGRGGTTAEVERALGHPVTGEHLAAVIWSAPGAPDPGRAMERAVGAVGDALGCTRPPLVVAPDAATLWAWYPAPVAADAALEPGEVFVALGSPDRDLDGFRRSHRRARQVQAVVTAAAPDTRHAVTTPATLGPLLLLGADTDLLGSWVREVLGGLATDDEPHARLRDTLDAYLGAGGSLAAAAAELHLHKNSVQYRLRRAEEARGRALSDRRLDLEVALRACRVLGSAVLRPAD, from the coding sequence GTGCCCCCGGTGACCGACACCCTCGCCCGCCTCGCCGGCGCGGTCCGGGACGACGCCGGCGCCCTCAACGGGCGGGTCCTTGCCGAGATCGACGCCGGGCTTCCGGACCTCGGCCGTGACCCGCGCGTGCGGGAGCTGCTGGTCGCGACGGTCGAGGGCTCGCTGGACGGCGCGCTCGCCGTCCTCACCGGTGGCGGGGACCCGGACGACGCACCCGTCCCGCCGGCTGCCGTCGACATCGCCCGCCGGCTCGCCCAGCAGGGCGTCCCGGTCACCGTGCTGCTGCGCGCGTACCGGCTCGGGCAGGCCGCCTTCCAGCAGGTGCTGGTCGCACGGATCGCGGCGGCCGGGCTGGCCGCGGACGAGGTCGCGGCGGTCGTCCGGGAGCTGTCGTCGGTGGCGTTCGGCTACGTCGACCGGGTCTCCGAGGAGATGGTCGCCGTGCACCAGGCCGAGCGGGACGGCTGGGTGCGCCGCCGTGACGCGGCCCGGCTGTCCATGGTGGACGCCGTGCTCGCCGGCCGCGGCGGGACGACCGCCGAGGTGGAACGGGCACTCGGGCACCCGGTGACCGGCGAGCACCTGGCCGCGGTGATCTGGTCCGCGCCCGGGGCGCCGGACCCGGGCCGGGCCATGGAACGTGCGGTCGGCGCCGTCGGCGACGCGCTCGGGTGCACCCGCCCGCCGTTGGTCGTCGCGCCGGACGCGGCCACCCTGTGGGCGTGGTACCCGGCACCCGTGGCCGCCGATGCGGCGCTCGAGCCGGGCGAGGTGTTCGTGGCGCTCGGGAGCCCGGACCGGGACCTCGACGGGTTCCGCCGCTCGCACCGGCGCGCCCGGCAGGTCCAGGCCGTCGTGACCGCGGCCGCGCCGGACACCCGGCACGCGGTGACGACGCCGGCCACGCTCGGACCGCTCCTGCTCCTCGGCGCCGACACCGACCTGCTCGGCTCGTGGGTGCGGGAGGTCCTGGGCGGGCTCGCGACCGACGACGAGCCGCACGCGCGGCTGCGCGACACCCTCGACGCCTACCTGGGGGCGGGCGGCAGCCTGGCCGCGGCGGCGGCCGAGCTGCACCTGCACAAGAACTCGGTGCAGTACCGGCTGCGCCGCGCCGAGGAGGCCCGGGGCCGAGCCCTGTCGGACCGCCGGCTCGACCTCGAGGTGGCGCTACGGGCCTGCCGGGTGCTGGGGAGCGCGGTGCTGCGCCCCGCGGACTGA
- a CDS encoding type 1 glutamine amidotransferase domain-containing protein, translating into MANELEGRTVAILAADGVEQVELTQPREELRRAGARVDVVSLSTEPIQSMNSDINPAEKIEVDRAVTDVSADDYDALVLPGGTVNPDNLRADENAVAFVQAIFRAGKPVGAICHGPWTLVEADVVKGRTVTSYPSIRTDLRNAGATVVDEQVVCDEGLVTSRNPGDLDAFCAKLVEEFAEGRHPVHPEGATA; encoded by the coding sequence GTGGCGAACGAACTCGAGGGCCGGACCGTCGCGATCCTGGCCGCGGACGGGGTCGAGCAGGTCGAGCTGACGCAGCCGCGGGAGGAGCTGCGCCGGGCCGGTGCCCGGGTGGACGTGGTGTCCCTGTCCACCGAGCCGATCCAGTCGATGAACTCCGACATCAACCCGGCGGAGAAGATCGAGGTCGACCGGGCGGTCACCGACGTCTCGGCCGACGACTACGACGCCCTGGTGCTGCCGGGCGGCACCGTCAACCCGGACAACCTGCGCGCCGACGAGAACGCCGTCGCGTTCGTGCAGGCGATCTTCCGGGCGGGCAAGCCGGTCGGCGCGATCTGCCACGGACCCTGGACGCTGGTCGAGGCCGACGTCGTCAAGGGACGCACGGTGACCTCCTACCCGAGCATCCGCACCGACCTGCGCAACGCCGGCGCGACCGTCGTCGACGAGCAGGTGGTCTGCGACGAGGGCCTGGTGACCAGCCGCAACCCCGGCGACCTCGACGCGTTCTGCGCGAAGCTCGTCGAGGAGTTCGCGGAGGGCAGGCACCCGGTCCACCCGGAGGGCGCGACCGCCTGA
- a CDS encoding TraR/DksA C4-type zinc finger protein, which yields MDPERARTLLTDELERLDGGVGSEQPAPGDDRSAAGLDFGDAGSRATETMDHDLAVGARDGRRERVRAALSRLDRGEYGRCAVCGAEIDDERLEIRPETDRCREHPEDDAQMPGPVEP from the coding sequence ATGGACCCGGAGCGGGCACGGACCCTGCTGACCGACGAGCTCGAGCGCCTCGACGGCGGTGTCGGCAGCGAGCAGCCGGCCCCCGGCGACGACCGTTCCGCCGCGGGCCTGGACTTCGGCGACGCCGGGTCGCGGGCCACCGAGACCATGGACCACGACCTCGCCGTCGGTGCCCGGGACGGCCGCCGCGAGCGGGTGCGGGCCGCGCTGTCCCGCCTGGACCGGGGCGAGTACGGCCGCTGCGCCGTGTGCGGCGCCGAGATCGACGACGAGCGCCTCGAGATCCGGCCGGAGACCGACCGCTGCCGCGAGCACCCCGAGGACGACGCGCAGATGCCCGGGCCGGTGGAACCCTGA
- a CDS encoding SDR family oxidoreductase has translation MDPHPRDEMRGYRGRDLLAGTVALVTGGDSGIGRAVCVAFAKEGADVALAYLSEDGDAEHTAGLVRAEGRRCLMLRGDLGDAGHCTEVVRRTVGELGRLDTVVNNVATQEPYDSLTDISDEQWLRTFEVNVHSFFRVTRAALEHLPDGGAIINTGSVNGLRGNKSLLDYSATKGAVQSLTYSLAQSLTPRNIRVNCVAPGPVWTPLIPATMPEGKVEGFGEQTPMGRAADPDEVAPSYVFFAAPALSSYYTGEVLAPVGGETMPG, from the coding sequence ATGGACCCGCACCCCCGGGACGAGATGCGCGGCTACCGCGGGCGCGACCTCCTGGCCGGCACGGTCGCGCTGGTCACCGGCGGGGACTCCGGGATCGGCCGAGCGGTCTGCGTCGCCTTCGCCAAGGAGGGCGCCGACGTCGCGCTCGCCTACCTCTCCGAGGACGGCGACGCCGAGCACACGGCCGGGCTCGTCCGGGCCGAGGGACGGCGCTGCCTCATGCTGCGCGGCGACCTCGGCGACGCCGGGCACTGCACGGAGGTCGTCCGGCGCACCGTCGGCGAGCTCGGCCGGCTGGACACGGTGGTCAACAACGTGGCCACCCAGGAGCCGTACGACTCGCTCACCGACATCTCCGACGAGCAGTGGCTACGCACGTTCGAGGTCAACGTGCACAGCTTCTTCCGGGTCACCCGGGCCGCGCTGGAGCACCTGCCCGACGGTGGCGCGATCATCAACACCGGATCGGTCAACGGGTTGCGCGGCAACAAGTCCCTGCTCGACTACTCGGCCACCAAGGGGGCGGTGCAGTCGCTGACGTACTCGCTGGCCCAGTCGCTCACGCCGCGGAACATCCGGGTCAACTGCGTGGCACCCGGCCCGGTCTGGACGCCGCTGATCCCGGCCACGATGCCGGAGGGCAAGGTCGAGGGGTTCGGCGAGCAGACCCCGATGGGCCGGGCCGCCGACCCGGACGAGGTCGCGCCGTCCTACGTGTTCTTCGCGGCGCCCGCGCTGTCGTCGTACTACACCGGGGAGGTCCTCGCCCCGGTCGGGGGCGAGACCATGCCGGGTTGA